In the Sinomonas cyclohexanicum genome, GGTCAGGGAGATGTCGGGGTGGCTGGACCCGATGTCTATGGTCTGGACCTCCGGCAGGCGCGCTAGCGCGGCAACCGCTTCCTCGCGCCGCCCAAGCTCGCACTCCACGTCGACGAACGCGAGCACCATCGCCGCCGGGTCGCCGCGGAGGTGCGCCGTGACCCAGGCCAGCCCGCTGGAGCGCATCCGCTCCCACCGGCGCGCGAGCGTCGCCGGGTGCGCGTCCAGCACGTCGGCGAGATCCGACCATGCGGCCCGCGGGGCGATCTGGAGCGCGTGCAGCAGCGCGAGGTCCTCCTCCGAAAACGCCACCGATCCCTCCGTCAGTGAGATGGGCTGCAGAATACGGGTCTCCATGTGAGAGATTATTGCGATTCTCCGCCCAGGAGTGCTGCTTTGGCCCACACTCGTTGACGATCACTTCATGTGTGGCGGCATGCCACATACCGCGCGCAGCGCAAGAGCGGCGCAAGAGCAGCACACGGGACGGAGACACTGTGAACCTCATCGACGAGGCCAAGGGCCTGCAGGGCCAGCTCACTCAGTGGAGGCATGCGCTCCACCAGGAGCCGGAGATCGGGCTCGAGCTGCCCCGGACCCAGGAGAAGGTCCTGGCAGCCCTCGACAGCCTCGGGCTCGAGGTCTCCACGGGCACCGACACCACCTCGGTCACCGCGGTGCTGCGCGGCACGGGCGCGCCAGCGCACCCGGGTGGGCACCGCCCCGGCGCGACGCACGACGCCGGTGACGAGCCGCCGTCGTCCGCCTCGCCGGCCGCCGCCGCACTCCGGGCGCACCCGACCGTCCTCCTCCGCGCTGACATGGACGCCCTGCCGGTGCAGGAGCGCACGGGCGCCGAGTTCATCTCGCGGATCGACGGCGCGATGCACGCGTGCGGCCACGACCTGCACACGTCGATGCTGCTCGGGGCCGCCACCCTGCTCGCGGACAGCCGGCACCGGCTCGCCGGAGACGTCGTGTTCATGTTCCAGCCGGGCGAGGAGGGCTACGACGGCGCGTCGGTCATGATCCGCGAGGGCGTGCTCGACGCAGCCGGGCGACGCGCCGACGCCGCGTTCGGGATGCACGTGTTCTCCTCGATGGCCCCGCATGGGCAGTTCGTGACCCGGCCGGGCGTGATGATGAGTGCCTCGGACGGCCTGTTCGTGCGGGTGCTCGGCGCCGGCGGCCACGGCTCCGCGCCCCACATGGCCAAGGACCCGGTGACGGTCGCCGCCGAGATGGTCGTGGCGCTGCAGACCATGCTGACCCGCCAGTTCGACATGTTCGACCCCGCCGTCATCACCGTCGGCAGGTTCACGGCGGGGTCCAAGCGCAACGTCATCCCGGACACGGCCGAGTTCGACGCGACGATCCGCACGTTCTCCGGCGCCCACCGCGAGCGCATGCAGACCGCGATCCCGCGCCTCCTCAAGGGCATCGCCCAGGCTCACGGCGTCGACGTGGACGTCCGGTACGAGGCCGAGTACCCCCTCACCGTGACGGATGTGGCGGAGACGGAGTTCGCCGAGGGCGCGATCGCGGACCTCTTCGGAGGCGCCGCCGGTGCACCCGGCCGCCACGCGCGCCTGGCCAATCCGCTCTCGGGCTCCGAGGACTTCTCCCGCGTCCTCGCCGAGGTGCCCGGCAGCTTCATCGGGCTCAGCGCCGTGCCGGCCGGGGCCGATCCGGCTACGTCCGCGTTCAACCACTCCCCCTACGCCACGTTCGACGACGCCGTCCTCGCCGACGGCACCGCCCTCTACGCCCACCTCGCCCTGACCAAGCTCGCCGCGCTCGCGGGCGCCTGACCGCGCATCTTCGAAAGGTAGCCATGTCCACCAACACCGCCGTTGCCGGACGCGTCCGGAAGGCACCGTCGACCCGTCAGACGGTCATGAGCACGGGCGTGGGGAACGCCGTCGAGTGGTTCGACTGGAACGTCTACGCGACGTTCGCGCCGTTCTTCTCGAAGCAGCTCTTCAATGGGGCAGACCCCACGTCCGCGATCCTCTCCACGCTCGCCGTGTTCGCGGTGGGGTTCCTCGCCCGGCCGTTCGGCGGACTGGTCTTCGGCTGGATCGGGGACCGGATCGGGCGCAAGACGTCGATGACATTCGCGGTGGCCCTCGCCGCCTTCGGCAGCCTGCTCATCGCGATCGCGCCGACGTTCACCGCGGTCGGGGCGTTCGCCTCCCTCACGCTGCTCGTGGCCCGCCTCATCCAGGGCCTCGCGCACGGCGGCGAGCTCCCCTCGTCCCAGACCTACCTCTCGGAGGTCGCACCGCGCGAGAAGCGCGGCTTCTGGTCCTCGCTCATCTACGTCTCGGGCACCGTCGGCGTCCTCTTCGGCACCTTCCTCGGCGTGGTCCTCACGAGCATCCTGACCAAGGCGCAGATGGACGCGTTCGGCTGGCGCATCCCGTTCTTCCTCGGCGCGGCGATGGGCCTGTACGGCCTGGTCATGCGGTTCCGCATGCCGGAGACGGAGGCTTTCGAGGGCCTCACCGCCGCTGGCGGCACAAAGCGGCCCAAGCACCCGATCTGGCGCTCGATCGTCGAGCACAGGAAGCAGGCTCTGCAGGTCATCGGCATGACCGTGGGCCTGACGATCATCTACTACGTGTGGGGCGTCGTGGCCCCCGCCTTCGCCATCTCGAGCCTGCACATCAACGCCTCCGAGGCGCTGTGGGCCGGCGTCGGGGCCAACGCCGTGTTCCTCATCGCCCTGCCGCTGTGGGGCAGGCTGAGCGACCGGATCGGCCGCAAGAAGGTCATGATCATCGGCGGCGTGGGCGTCGCGGTGCTGCACTTCCCGATGACGTGGCTGCTCCAGAACTCGGCCTGGCAGCTGTTCGTCTCGATGTCGGTCATGCTCATCTTCATCGCGTGCTCGGCCGCGATCGTGCCCGCCGCCTACGCGGAGATGTTCCCGGCCCACATCCGCACCGTGGGCGTGGGCGTCCCGTACTCGATCTGCGTGGCGCTGTTCGGCGGCACGGCGCCGTACCTCCAGCAGCTCTTCGCTGACGTCCTGCACGCATCGTGGGCATTCAACGTCTATGCCGTGCTCATGGTCGCCGTCTCCATCCTGACGGTGCTGGCCCTGCCCGAGACGAAGGGCAAGGACCTGCGCCACTGAGGCCAGCGGCCCGCAGCGCCCCCTCTCCCCCGCGTGGACAGCGGCCGGCGAGGGGGCGCCGTCGTCCGTCCCGTAGCCTTTAAGGCGATGAGCGAGCACCCCAACCCCGTCACCCCCGGCTCCCAGGCCTCCTTCGGCACGTACCGGCGGCAGCCGGTGAGCTTCGTCCGGCGCGGGACCCGGCTTCAGGGGCGGCGGCAGGCGGCGTGGGACGAGCACGCGGACGCGTTCGTGGTGGACGTCCCGCGGCACGTCGCGGACACGTCGGTGCATCCGGACTACGAGTTCGACGCGGCGGCGGAGTTCGGCCGCCCTGCGCCGCTCGTCGTCGAGATCGGCTCGGGACTCGGCGAGGCGATCGTGGCGGCGGCCGAGGCGGACCCGGCCCGCAACTACCTCGCCGTCGAGGTCTACAAGCCGGGCCTCGCGAACACGCTCCTGCGGATCGGCCAGCGCGGCCTCACCAACGTGCGCGTGGTCCAGGCCAACGCGCCCGAGGTGCTCGGCAGCATGCTGCCCGCCGGGTCCGTGGCGGAGCTGTGGGTGTTCTTCCCCGACCCGTGGCACAAGACGAAGCACCACAAGCGCCGGCTCGTGCAGGAGTCCTTCGCGGGGCTCGCCGCCCGCGCCCTCGCGCCGGGCGGGCTGTGGAGGCTCGCGACCGACTGGTCCGGCTACGCGCAGCAGATGCGCGAGGTCATCGCCGCCTCGCCGGAGTTCCGCAACGCGCACGACGGCGAACTGGCCGGCTCCGAGAGCCCCCTCACCGCGGCGTGGGCCTCCGGTGTGGACTGCGAGGCCACGGGGGACCTTGACCACGTGGGCGGCTGGGCGCCGCGCTTCGACGGGCGCGTGCTCACGAGCTTCGAGAACAAGGCCCACCAGGCCGGCCGGGTGATCTTCGACCTCACGGCCGTGCGAGCGTAGTGTGCGGGACTGCACAACTCGCGGCGCTGATCCCCTGAATCCGCGATGAATCGGCGCTGACGTCTGCAGTTCTGCACCCGTGATCACATCGGGGGCCTGTGGCACGCCGCCACACATCTGATATATCTAGGCTGTGGCAAGAACCAGCACCGCGGGCCGAACGCTGGCCGAGCACGCGTACCTCGAGCTGCGCGAGCGCATCATCGACATGCGCCTGGAGCCGGGCGAGGCTCTGGACGAGGACGCGCTCATGAAGGAGCTTGGCGTGGGCCGGACGCCAATGCGCGAGGCGGTCAAGCGGCTCGAGTCAGACCGCATGCTGACCGTCTACCCGAGGCGCGGCACGATCGTCTCCGACGTGAACATCAAGGACCTGCGCGCGATCTCGGATGCGCGCCGGGTACTCGAGTCCTTCGCCGCGCGCCGAGCGGCCGAGCAGGTCACCGATGAGGACAGGGTCATGCTGCGGGCCTGCCTGGATGATCTCGCGCGCGACGGCGCCACGTCGAACATTGACGCGATGGATCTCGACGAGCGCATCCACCGCGCGATCTACTCCATCATGCGGAACAGCTACGTCGAGGCGACCCTCATCCAGTACTTCAGCCTGTCCCAGCGCATGTGGAACTTCGTCCTGGCCGGGCTCGCCCCCATCAGCTCCAACGTGCGCGAGCATGCCGAGCTCCTCACGGCGATCGTGGACGGCGACCCGGCGAGGGCCAGCGCGCTCGCCGAGCAGCACGTGACGCACTTCGAGGACGTCGTGCGCGGCGCCCTCATGCGCTAGCCCGCGCGGCGGGACCTGTTCCCGCGCACGACGGCGGGCCCCGCCTCCCGGAGATCTTTCCGGGAGGCGGGGCCCGCTTCAGGCGGCCCTGCCGCGGCCGCCCGTCGGTCGGGGACTCAGGCGCGGATCTTTGCCATCTCGGGGTCGACGAGCGGCTCGGCCTGGACCGTCGCGGCGATGCGGGCGCCGAAGTACTCGATCTCGACGCGGTCGCCTACCTCGACGTCGCCGGGGAGCCACGCGTAGGCGACCGGGCGGCGCACCGTGTGCCCGAACGCCGCGCTCGTCACGTAGCCGGCGACGTCGCCGGCTACGTAGACCGGCTCCTTCCCGAGGACCATGGACGTGCCGTCGTCCACGGTGAGGCAGCGGAGGCGACGGGCCAGCGGCGCATCCGCGGGGCCGTCGAGCGCTGCCTTCCCCACGAACTCGCCCTTGGCGGGACGGACCGCGAACTCGAGGCCCGCCTCGGCCGGTGTGTGCTCGGTAGTCATGTCTGCGCCCCAAGAGCGGTACCCCTTCTCGAGGCGCAGGCTGTTGAAGGCCGCGCGGCCCGCCGCGATGAGGCCGATCGGCCGTCCCGCTCCCCACAGGGCGTCCCAGAGCCGCTGGCCGTACTCGGCGGACGCGTAGATCTCCCAGCCGAGCTCCCCCACGTAGGAGAGGCGCATGATCCGGACGGGGATGCCGGCGATCGTGGTCGAGACGGCGCGGAAGTACTTCAGGCCGTTGTTCGTCAGGTCGGCCGGGGTGAGCGGCTGGACGAGGTCGCGGGCCCTCGGGCCCCACACGCCGATGCAGCACGTGCCGCCGGTCGTGTCGCGCACCTGTACCCACTCGGCCGGGGAGGCGGCGGTCTGGTCCGCGGCCGCGCGGGTGAGGTAGTCGAGGTCCTGGCCGCCGTTGGCGCCGATCTGGAAGAGGTCGTCCCCGATGCGGGCCACGGTGAGGTCGCTGCGGATCCCGCCGTCCTCCGTGAGCATGAGCGTGTAGGTCACGGACCCGATGCTCTTGTCGATCTGCCCCGTAGTGAGCCCCTGGAGCAGGCGCAGGGCGCCGGGGCCGGAGACCTCGAGTCGCTTGAGCGCCGTCATGTCGTACATCG is a window encoding:
- a CDS encoding M20 metallopeptidase family protein, translating into MNLIDEAKGLQGQLTQWRHALHQEPEIGLELPRTQEKVLAALDSLGLEVSTGTDTTSVTAVLRGTGAPAHPGGHRPGATHDAGDEPPSSASPAAAALRAHPTVLLRADMDALPVQERTGAEFISRIDGAMHACGHDLHTSMLLGAATLLADSRHRLAGDVVFMFQPGEEGYDGASVMIREGVLDAAGRRADAAFGMHVFSSMAPHGQFVTRPGVMMSASDGLFVRVLGAGGHGSAPHMAKDPVTVAAEMVVALQTMLTRQFDMFDPAVITVGRFTAGSKRNVIPDTAEFDATIRTFSGAHRERMQTAIPRLLKGIAQAHGVDVDVRYEAEYPLTVTDVAETEFAEGAIADLFGGAAGAPGRHARLANPLSGSEDFSRVLAEVPGSFIGLSAVPAGADPATSAFNHSPYATFDDAVLADGTALYAHLALTKLAALAGA
- a CDS encoding MFS transporter, producing the protein MSTNTAVAGRVRKAPSTRQTVMSTGVGNAVEWFDWNVYATFAPFFSKQLFNGADPTSAILSTLAVFAVGFLARPFGGLVFGWIGDRIGRKTSMTFAVALAAFGSLLIAIAPTFTAVGAFASLTLLVARLIQGLAHGGELPSSQTYLSEVAPREKRGFWSSLIYVSGTVGVLFGTFLGVVLTSILTKAQMDAFGWRIPFFLGAAMGLYGLVMRFRMPETEAFEGLTAAGGTKRPKHPIWRSIVEHRKQALQVIGMTVGLTIIYYVWGVVAPAFAISSLHINASEALWAGVGANAVFLIALPLWGRLSDRIGRKKVMIIGGVGVAVLHFPMTWLLQNSAWQLFVSMSVMLIFIACSAAIVPAAYAEMFPAHIRTVGVGVPYSICVALFGGTAPYLQQLFADVLHASWAFNVYAVLMVAVSILTVLALPETKGKDLRH
- the trmB gene encoding tRNA (guanosine(46)-N7)-methyltransferase TrmB, which codes for MSEHPNPVTPGSQASFGTYRRQPVSFVRRGTRLQGRRQAAWDEHADAFVVDVPRHVADTSVHPDYEFDAAAEFGRPAPLVVEIGSGLGEAIVAAAEADPARNYLAVEVYKPGLANTLLRIGQRGLTNVRVVQANAPEVLGSMLPAGSVAELWVFFPDPWHKTKHHKRRLVQESFAGLAARALAPGGLWRLATDWSGYAQQMREVIAASPEFRNAHDGELAGSESPLTAAWASGVDCEATGDLDHVGGWAPRFDGRVLTSFENKAHQAGRVIFDLTAVRA
- a CDS encoding GntR family transcriptional regulator — its product is MARTSTAGRTLAEHAYLELRERIIDMRLEPGEALDEDALMKELGVGRTPMREAVKRLESDRMLTVYPRRGTIVSDVNIKDLRAISDARRVLESFAARRAAEQVTDEDRVMLRACLDDLARDGATSNIDAMDLDERIHRAIYSIMRNSYVEATLIQYFSLSQRMWNFVLAGLAPISSNVREHAELLTAIVDGDPARASALAEQHVTHFEDVVRGALMR